The following proteins are encoded in a genomic region of Lactiplantibacillus plantarum:
- the cps2T gene encoding beta 1-4 rhamnosyltransferase Cps2T, which translates to MQKREVFIVGAKGIPARYGGFESFVDQLTARKQTNRIHYYVACRRDLSENKADLYEYNDATCFNVDVPNIGPAKAIMYDVKAFKEALKIIRRKKIAHPIVYVLACRMGPFINHFKKQLKLFNGELLVNPDGHEWLRAKWSLPVRKYWKLSEQLMVKHADLLICDSQSIEKYIKTDYSKYQPQTRYIAYGSDIKKSEVSLRNQKVKEWYAKFNVKPNNYYLIVGRFVPENNYATMIKEFMKSDTNKDLIIITNVKKDKFYDDLEKSNHFLNDQRIKFVGTVYDNQILKFIRENAFAYLHGHEVGGTNPSLLEALGSTKVNLLLDVGFNREVGMSGAYYWTKDNGSLSSLIKRTEQLDCDGINRLSFLAKNRILKQFDWSIIINKYEKVFSGNY; encoded by the coding sequence GTGCAAAAAAGAGAGGTATTTATCGTAGGCGCAAAGGGAATTCCGGCTAGATATGGTGGCTTTGAATCCTTTGTGGATCAATTAACAGCCCGGAAACAAACAAATCGAATTCATTACTATGTAGCTTGCCGACGTGATCTATCTGAGAATAAAGCTGATTTATATGAATATAATGATGCAACTTGTTTTAATGTAGATGTTCCCAATATTGGTCCGGCTAAAGCAATTATGTATGATGTTAAAGCGTTTAAAGAAGCTTTGAAAATTATTCGTCGGAAAAAAATTGCACATCCAATTGTTTACGTCTTGGCATGTCGAATGGGACCATTTATTAATCACTTTAAGAAGCAATTGAAACTGTTCAATGGTGAATTGCTAGTTAATCCTGATGGACACGAATGGTTACGTGCTAAATGGAGCCTTCCTGTACGCAAATACTGGAAATTGTCTGAACAATTAATGGTAAAGCATGCCGACCTTTTAATTTGTGATAGTCAAAGCATTGAGAAATACATCAAAACAGATTACTCAAAATATCAGCCGCAAACTCGATACATAGCATATGGTTCTGATATTAAAAAATCTGAGGTCAGTTTACGCAATCAAAAGGTTAAAGAATGGTACGCAAAATTTAATGTGAAGCCCAATAATTATTATTTAATCGTTGGTCGTTTTGTACCTGAAAATAATTATGCAACGATGATTAAAGAATTTATGAAGTCTGATACCAACAAAGATTTGATTATTATTACTAATGTTAAAAAGGACAAGTTTTATGATGATTTGGAGAAGTCAAATCATTTCTTAAATGATCAGCGTATTAAGTTTGTGGGAACTGTTTATGACAATCAAATCTTGAAATTTATTCGTGAGAATGCGTTCGCGTACTTGCATGGTCATGAGGTGGGGGGAACCAATCCTTCACTTTTAGAGGCGTTAGGTAGTACCAAAGTTAATTTGTTGTTAGATGTTGGGTTTAATCGTGAAGTCGGAATGTCGGGGGCATATTACTGGACAAAGGACAATGGTTCTTTAAGTTCTTTAATCAAACGTACTGAGCAGTTAGATTGTGACGGAATAAATCGGTTAAGCTTCTTAGCCAAGAATCGGATACTTAAACAGTTCGATTGGTCAATTATCATTAATAAATACGAGAAAGTATTTAGTGGAAACTACTAG
- the rfbA gene encoding glucose-1-phosphate thymidylyltransferase RfbA: MKGIILAGGSGTRLYPITRAISKQLISIYDKPMIYYPLSTLMLAGIRDILIISTPKDTPRFKELLGDGHDLGLKLSYTVQENPNGLAEAFILGADFIGDDSVCLILGDNIYYGGGLSKMLQHASAKPKGATVFGYHVNDPERFGVVDFDENMHAKSIVEKPDHPASNYAVTGMYFYDNQVVDIAKNIQPSPRGELEITDINKVYLEHNELDVELMGRGFAWLDTGTHDSLQEASSFIATVERRENLKVACLEEVAYRMGYIDADKVYELAQPLKKNDYGQYLLRLIGRA; the protein is encoded by the coding sequence ATGAAAGGCATTATTTTAGCTGGAGGGTCGGGAACGAGACTATATCCAATTACCCGGGCCATTTCAAAACAGTTAATTTCCATTTATGATAAGCCTATGATTTATTATCCACTGTCAACACTGATGTTGGCAGGTATTCGGGATATATTAATCATTTCAACACCAAAAGATACACCAAGATTCAAAGAGTTACTGGGGGATGGACATGATTTGGGCTTGAAGTTATCTTATACAGTCCAAGAAAATCCTAATGGTCTGGCTGAAGCGTTTATTTTGGGTGCTGATTTTATTGGTGACGACTCAGTTTGCCTTATTTTAGGTGATAATATTTATTATGGTGGCGGCTTATCCAAGATGCTTCAACATGCTAGCGCTAAGCCGAAGGGGGCCACGGTCTTTGGTTACCATGTCAATGATCCGGAGCGGTTTGGTGTCGTTGACTTTGATGAAAATATGCATGCAAAGTCCATTGTTGAAAAGCCAGACCATCCAGCTAGTAATTATGCCGTCACGGGAATGTATTTTTATGATAATCAAGTCGTTGATATTGCGAAGAATATTCAACCATCACCACGTGGTGAATTGGAGATTACGGATATCAACAAAGTTTACTTAGAACATAATGAGTTAGATGTTGAACTCATGGGTCGTGGTTTTGCCTGGCTTGATACTGGGACCCATGATTCATTACAAGAAGCAAGTAGTTTTATTGCAACTGTTGAAAGACGTGAGAACCTAAAAGTGGCTTGTCTCGAAGAAGTGGCCTATCGGATGGGCTATATCGATGCTGATAAAGTGTATGAATTGGCGCAACCATTGAAGAAGAATGATTACGGTCAATACTTATTAAGATTAATTGGGAGGGCTTAA
- the rfbC gene encoding dTDP-4-dehydrorhamnose 3,5-epimerase, with amino-acid sequence MGKLKVTTTKLQDVKIIEPAVFGDKRGFFTETYSDRDFKEAGIDFDFIQDNQSLSAEAGVLRGLHFQRGKAAQTKLIRVVTGAVLDVIVDVRAGSPTYGEWEGYIISESNHRQLLVPRGFAHGFVTLTDNVNFLYKCDNYYNAEADGGITFMDKDLNINWPIDYDQAITSEKDAKQQTFKEFEQNNPFAYGEI; translated from the coding sequence TTGGGCAAATTAAAGGTAACAACGACTAAGTTACAAGATGTTAAGATTATTGAACCAGCAGTTTTTGGTGACAAGCGCGGGTTCTTTACGGAAACTTACTCTGACCGTGATTTCAAAGAAGCTGGAATTGATTTTGATTTCATTCAGGATAATCAATCATTGTCAGCTGAAGCGGGTGTTTTGCGGGGACTGCATTTTCAACGTGGCAAGGCAGCGCAAACTAAATTGATTCGCGTGGTGACTGGTGCCGTGCTTGATGTTATTGTGGACGTTCGTGCTGGCTCACCTACGTACGGGGAATGGGAAGGCTATATTATCTCTGAAAGTAACCACCGTCAATTGTTAGTCCCCCGTGGCTTTGCCCATGGCTTTGTGACATTGACTGATAATGTTAATTTCTTATACAAGTGTGATAACTACTACAATGCTGAAGCTGATGGTGGAATCACCTTTATGGATAAAGATTTAAACATTAACTGGCCTATTGACTACGATCAAGCTATTACTTCTGAAAAGGATGCTAAACAACAGACCTTCAAAGAATTTGAACAGAACAATCCGTTTGCTTACGGCGAAATTTGA
- the rfbB gene encoding dTDP-glucose 4,6-dehydratase encodes MENLLVTGGAGFIGSNFVHYVYNHHPEVKITVLDKLTYAGNRANLEEILGDRVKLVVGDICDAPLVDELMQQTDAVVHYAAESHNDNSLKDPWPFIETNIIGTYTLIQSAHKFNKRFHHVSTDEVYGDLPLREDLPGHGEGVGEKFTPTSRYKPSSPYSSSKASSDLLVRAWVRSFGLQATISNCSNNYGPYQYIEKFIPRQITNILSGIRPKLYGSGKNVRDWIHTNDHSAAVWDILTKGKIGETYLIGADGEMNNKDVLEMILELMGQPKDAYDVVKDRPGHDLRYAIDSTKLRTELGWQPEFTDFRSGLKATIDWYTDHQDWWQADKNKVESNYAKNGQ; translated from the coding sequence ATGGAAAACTTATTAGTTACCGGTGGTGCCGGCTTTATTGGCTCTAACTTTGTTCACTATGTTTATAATCATCATCCCGAAGTCAAGATTACCGTGTTAGATAAGTTAACTTATGCTGGTAATCGGGCCAACTTGGAAGAAATTCTAGGCGACCGGGTTAAATTAGTTGTGGGTGACATTTGTGATGCGCCCTTAGTTGATGAATTAATGCAACAAACTGACGCGGTTGTCCATTACGCCGCTGAAAGCCACAATGATAATTCATTGAAGGATCCATGGCCATTCATCGAAACGAATATTATTGGGACTTATACGCTGATTCAATCCGCACATAAGTTCAACAAACGCTTCCACCATGTTTCCACTGATGAAGTATACGGTGATTTACCATTACGGGAAGATTTACCGGGCCATGGTGAGGGTGTTGGCGAGAAGTTTACACCAACTAGTCGGTATAAGCCTTCCAGCCCATACTCTTCATCTAAGGCCAGCAGTGATCTCTTAGTTCGGGCTTGGGTGCGTTCGTTTGGCTTACAAGCCACTATTTCAAACTGCTCAAATAATTATGGTCCTTATCAATATATTGAGAAATTTATTCCACGCCAAATTACCAATATTTTAAGTGGTATTCGGCCAAAATTATATGGTAGTGGTAAAAACGTTCGTGACTGGATTCACACGAACGACCATTCTGCGGCCGTTTGGGATATTTTAACCAAGGGTAAGATTGGTGAGACCTACCTGATTGGTGCCGATGGCGAAATGAACAATAAGGACGTCTTGGAAATGATTCTTGAATTAATGGGTCAGCCTAAAGATGCCTATGATGTTGTTAAGGACCGTCCCGGCCATGATTTACGTTATGCAATCGATTCAACTAAGTTGCGCACGGAATTAGGTTGGCAGCCAGAGTTTACTGACTTCCGGTCTGGTTTGAAAGCAACGATTGATTGGTATACGGACCATCAAGACTGGTGGCAAGCAGATAAGAACAAGGTTGAATCAAACTACGCCAAGAACGGGCAATAA
- the rfbD gene encoding dTDP-4-dehydrorhamnose reductase, translating to MAKVMIVGANGQLGHELQRLLNEQGMVFDALTEKELDITDLDAVKAKIAELQPAVLYDCAAYTAVDKAEDEGKALNWLVNVDGTKNLAQVAAEQGVKLVYVSTDYIFDGTNKGEYLEDDPANPKNEYGRAKWAGEEAVRHSGADYYIVRTSWVFGEFGHNFVFTMQNLAKTHDKLTVVNDQLGRPTWTRTLAEFMAHLVKTEAASGTYQLSNDNTATWYDFAKEILKDTDVEVAPVTSEQFPQKAYRPQHSVMNLDKAKATGYQILTWQEALSMFNRSLVEKKNNLNM from the coding sequence ATGGCTAAAGTAATGATTGTTGGTGCCAATGGTCAGTTAGGTCATGAGTTGCAACGACTATTAAATGAACAAGGGATGGTATTTGACGCGCTGACTGAAAAAGAATTGGATATTACAGACTTAGACGCAGTCAAAGCTAAGATTGCAGAGTTACAACCAGCGGTCTTATATGATTGCGCGGCTTACACAGCAGTTGATAAGGCCGAAGATGAAGGCAAAGCCCTCAATTGGCTGGTCAATGTTGATGGAACAAAAAATTTAGCCCAAGTAGCAGCTGAACAGGGTGTTAAATTGGTTTATGTTTCTACTGACTACATTTTTGATGGCACCAATAAAGGTGAATATTTAGAAGATGACCCAGCCAACCCCAAGAATGAGTACGGGCGTGCTAAGTGGGCTGGTGAAGAAGCCGTTCGTCATAGCGGTGCTGATTACTATATTGTTCGGACTAGCTGGGTTTTCGGTGAATTTGGGCATAACTTTGTCTTCACAATGCAGAATTTAGCAAAGACGCATGACAAGTTGACAGTCGTCAATGATCAACTTGGACGACCAACCTGGACGCGAACATTAGCAGAATTTATGGCCCACCTGGTGAAAACTGAAGCCGCTTCAGGGACCTATCAATTAAGTAACGATAATACAGCCACTTGGTATGACTTTGCGAAGGAAATTTTGAAGGATACTGATGTTGAAGTAGCGCCAGTTACTTCTGAACAGTTCCCACAAAAGGCTTATCGGCCACAGCATTCAGTGATGAATTTGGATAAAGCTAAAGCAACTGGTTATCAAATTTTGACCTGGCAAGAAGCTTTATCGATGTTTAATAGAAGTTTAGTAGAAAAAAAGAATAATCTTAATATGTGA
- a CDS encoding type II toxin-antitoxin system RelB/DinJ family antitoxin — protein MALGKDEKTMFAMRINKDEKNKLKALFNDMGLDLSTAVNLFFKQSLAVNGLPFRPQKVDSSLASANKPKLN, from the coding sequence ATGGCTCTAGGTAAAGATGAAAAAACTATGTTTGCAATGCGTATCAATAAAGATGAAAAGAACAAATTAAAGGCATTATTTAACGATATGGGATTAGATTTATCAACAGCCGTAAATCTTTTTTTTAAACAAAGTTTAGCAGTAAATGGACTACCCTTTAGACCTCAAAAAGTTGATTCTTCGCTGGCTTCTGCTAATAAACCGAAATTGAATTAG
- a CDS encoding capsular polysaccharide synthesis protein, with the protein MKKFMEESFYSRTFLYTGISVLINGTDKTSLELVQMGRRNKVKKKLEKKYKNSLEKPLESPTETSTGNIVWMSWLQGEENAPIIVQQAIKSVRKNFPNRKVILIDNENLTSYVHLPDFVMEKWNKGLISNTHFSDLLRLYLLIEYGGVWVDATVFIKKVPADILKEIDKGLFFFQNLRPGQSGNAIWLSSWLLSARKNEPVLKQTYELLMKYWKKNRYIVDYFLFHIFLHLVLKYHPEEMLNIKKIPNSLPLMLMYQLRDKQNPEAIKQAFNEFPIQKVTYKNMPSQDSNYNYLEDPSNVKLILQMGD; encoded by the coding sequence GTGAAGAAATTTATGGAGGAGTCTTTTTATTCAAGAACCTTTTTATATACCGGTATATCCGTACTTATTAATGGTACAGATAAGACATCCCTTGAGCTGGTACAAATGGGCAGACGAAATAAAGTAAAGAAAAAGTTGGAGAAAAAGTATAAAAATAGTTTAGAAAAGCCTTTGGAAAGTCCTACGGAAACTTCTACTGGAAATATAGTTTGGATGAGTTGGTTACAAGGCGAAGAAAACGCGCCTATTATAGTTCAACAAGCAATAAAGTCTGTTCGAAAAAACTTTCCAAACAGAAAAGTGATTTTAATTGATAACGAAAATTTGACATCATATGTCCATCTTCCAGATTTTGTTATGGAAAAATGGAATAAAGGATTGATTAGTAACACGCATTTTTCCGATCTGTTAAGATTGTATCTCTTAATTGAATATGGTGGTGTTTGGGTAGATGCTACTGTATTTATTAAAAAAGTTCCGGCAGATATACTGAAAGAAATTGATAAGGGATTATTCTTTTTTCAAAATTTGAGACCAGGTCAATCAGGAAATGCTATTTGGCTATCTAGTTGGTTGTTATCTGCACGCAAAAATGAGCCGGTATTAAAACAAACATATGAATTACTGATGAAGTACTGGAAGAAAAACAGGTATATTGTTGATTATTTTTTGTTTCATATATTTTTACACTTGGTTTTAAAATATCATCCTGAGGAAATGCTCAATATTAAGAAAATTCCCAATAGTTTGCCACTGATGTTAATGTATCAGTTGCGAGATAAGCAAAACCCAGAAGCTATAAAGCAGGCTTTTAATGAATTTCCAATACAAAAGGTCACCTACAAAAATATGCCATCACAAGATAGCAACTACAATTATTTAGAAGACCCTAGTAATGTTAAATTGATTTTACAAATGGGTGATTAA
- a CDS encoding acyltransferase, translating into MLKKLIENIIYKLKGSKYLIDKDMTQIQLLSTVIIRGFMIIRGMFLRFRIKGYGVIFRDKKVTVISPQNIITHGTLNLGSGSFIDARVKHNIELGKNFTLGRNSMIEGFGVLQDLGVELIVGDNVGISANSMLSIRGSVCIGNDVIIGPYFSLHAENHNFKNQKEIIRNQGTSRKGVTIEDNVWIGAKVTILDGVTIHTGAVIAAGAVVTDDVPKLSVVGGVPAKIIKYRK; encoded by the coding sequence ATGCTAAAAAAGCTGATTGAAAATATTATATATAAATTAAAAGGGTCGAAGTATTTAATTGATAAGGATATGACTCAGATACAGTTATTAAGTACGGTGATAATAAGAGGATTTATGATTATACGGGGAATGTTTTTAAGATTTCGTATTAAAGGATACGGTGTTATTTTTCGTGACAAAAAAGTAACGGTTATTTCGCCACAAAATATTATTACGCATGGCACGTTAAATCTTGGCAGTGGCTCGTTTATTGATGCCAGGGTGAAGCATAATATTGAGCTTGGAAAGAATTTTACTTTGGGTAGAAATAGTATGATTGAGGGATTTGGAGTGCTGCAAGATTTAGGTGTGGAATTGATTGTTGGAGATAATGTAGGTATTTCTGCGAATTCAATGCTTTCGATTCGTGGGTCAGTTTGCATAGGTAATGATGTTATTATTGGACCGTATTTTTCATTACATGCTGAAAACCATAACTTTAAGAATCAAAAAGAGATTATTAGGAATCAAGGTACAAGTAGAAAAGGTGTAACGATTGAGGATAATGTTTGGATTGGAGCAAAGGTAACAATTCTTGATGGAGTTACGATACATACTGGGGCAGTAATTGCCGCGGGAGCAGTTGTAACGGATGATGTTCCAAAATTAAGTGTGGTGGGCGGAGTTCCTGCAAAAATTATTAAATATAGAAAATAA
- a CDS encoding LicD family protein — MTSIQKIELMALKEFREVAHEHNISFFLRGGSVMGAVKYGGFIPWDDDMDIAVPRDDYEKLLKVFSEEWSQNFWIASYTYGDQIHAYFPRLLIKEDLRIKEGLPKNNHLGFSIIDILPLDNVPNTWIGRKIFKYRVGILRALGAVWTVDIKDTIMIHSSFRQRAIKMIKWTGIQKFYTQNQVYDKLDKIYRKNWGRTAWKGTITGSLFDKELFPQKVWGKGKVVNFEDTQFRIPEQYDKYLKQLYGNNYASEEPAYKKSHLKDKRIQ, encoded by the coding sequence ATGACATCAATTCAAAAAATTGAATTAATGGCGCTTAAGGAATTTAGAGAGGTAGCACATGAGCATAATATTTCTTTTTTTCTACGTGGTGGTTCAGTAATGGGAGCCGTAAAATATGGTGGATTTATCCCTTGGGATGATGATATGGATATTGCAGTTCCTAGGGATGATTATGAAAAGCTTTTGAAAGTTTTCTCAGAAGAGTGGTCTCAAAATTTTTGGATTGCAAGTTATACTTATGGTGACCAAATTCATGCATATTTTCCAAGACTTTTAATCAAAGAAGATTTACGCATTAAGGAAGGATTACCTAAAAATAATCATTTAGGTTTTTCAATAATTGATATTTTACCATTAGATAATGTACCGAATACTTGGATTGGTAGAAAAATTTTCAAATATCGGGTTGGTATACTTCGTGCTTTGGGAGCTGTTTGGACCGTAGATATTAAGGATACAATAATGATTCACTCGAGTTTTCGACAGAGGGCTATCAAGATGATTAAGTGGACAGGAATTCAGAAATTCTACACGCAAAATCAAGTTTACGATAAGTTAGATAAAATTTATCGTAAAAATTGGGGTAGAACTGCATGGAAAGGAACTATAACGGGTTCATTATTTGATAAAGAACTTTTCCCACAAAAGGTATGGGGAAAAGGGAAAGTAGTCAATTTCGAAGATACACAATTTCGTATTCCTGAACAGTATGACAAGTATTTAAAACAATTATATGGAAATAATTATGCGTCTGAAGAACCAGCCTACAAAAAAAGTCATTTAAAGGATAAAAGGATACAGTAA
- a CDS encoding glycosyltransferase, with protein MAIDSTLNAVNHILNDLYGSKRIIIVDNHSPNESGKKLFSHFANIDCVDVLLNKENFGFARGCNVGYEFAHRYNADFYVLLNNDIEFTNKKFIQQIQQSFTDEYFDVLGPDILVPETGVHQNPKKYGIYTYDQVLSINRKNKKLLNQSKFKFALRASLKNILLLRSLKVKLDSRKSNVNLQPATNVVLHGSILVFSKGFIDHVKFPFDENTFFYFETEIMSLNLKKRHLISKFDPSICVLHHQNTATRETFNNVISRQKFQLDNMVNSTEVYLKLVRNQSKEKK; from the coding sequence ATGGCAATTGATTCAACCCTCAACGCAGTAAATCATATTTTGAACGATCTTTATGGAAGCAAGCGGATAATTATTGTTGATAATCATTCCCCAAATGAATCCGGGAAAAAACTGTTTTCGCATTTTGCTAATATTGATTGTGTAGATGTACTCTTAAATAAGGAAAATTTTGGTTTCGCACGAGGATGTAATGTTGGATATGAATTTGCACATAGATATAATGCTGACTTTTATGTTTTATTGAATAATGATATAGAATTTACTAACAAAAAATTTATTCAGCAGATACAACAGTCTTTTACAGATGAATATTTTGATGTCTTAGGCCCAGATATTTTAGTCCCAGAAACGGGTGTGCACCAAAATCCTAAAAAATATGGTATTTACACTTATGATCAAGTCTTAAGTATAAATAGAAAAAATAAAAAATTATTAAATCAAAGTAAATTTAAATTTGCCCTTAGAGCAAGCTTAAAGAATATATTATTACTTCGATCTTTAAAGGTTAAATTAGACAGTAGAAAATCAAACGTGAACCTACAACCTGCAACAAATGTTGTTTTGCATGGTTCAATTTTGGTTTTCTCAAAAGGGTTTATTGATCATGTTAAGTTTCCATTTGATGAAAATACGTTTTTTTATTTTGAAACTGAAATTATGAGCTTGAATTTAAAAAAACGGCATTTAATATCGAAATTTGATCCTTCAATCTGCGTATTGCATCATCAAAATACTGCTACACGTGAAACCTTTAATAATGTGATTAGTAGACAAAAATTCCAATTAGACAATATGGTAAATTCAACAGAGGTTTATTTAAAGTTAGTAAGGAATCAGAGTAAGGAGAAAAAGTAA
- a CDS encoding glycosyltransferase: MTKVVVVTYGERWPLLKKTLDSIMKHKRIDEVIIVQNGLEYDLQSKISSFPKLKLIINEKNEGSAGGFYVGLKYLKNKSEHNFNVLIMDDDNIIDDNAFKALNCAEHLYSYENKHIWSLFRPEVQSDLAFSEEFEKTIDSIFNTINGFTLLHVLFKNYKMIPRKYAEVNRLITAPYSGLIFPVKLLDEVGLPNKDFYLYSDDIDFTLRITRNGYQIYQYKEAKSYDQGIAWQEINSIKKTNRGAFFTTDEIYRPLYTYRNELYISYIELKSNNLIFWMNYYFLQLWMFIDYMPKNINGIKKFLLLKKAMRQGVKGVLGKAQWIEKTRREGK, from the coding sequence GTGACAAAGGTCGTAGTTGTTACTTACGGAGAAAGATGGCCTTTGCTGAAAAAAACGTTAGATTCGATTATGAAACATAAGCGAATAGATGAAGTGATTATTGTACAAAATGGGTTGGAATATGATTTGCAATCTAAAATTAGCTCTTTTCCAAAACTGAAACTTATAATAAATGAAAAGAATGAAGGATCTGCAGGCGGGTTTTATGTCGGATTGAAATATTTGAAAAATAAATCGGAGCATAATTTTAATGTCTTAATTATGGACGATGATAATATTATAGATGACAATGCTTTCAAAGCACTAAATTGTGCGGAACATTTATATTCTTATGAGAACAAGCATATCTGGTCATTGTTTAGACCTGAAGTTCAAAGTGATTTGGCATTCTCGGAAGAATTTGAAAAGACCATTGACTCTATCTTCAACACAATTAATGGATTTACATTACTACATGTTTTGTTTAAAAACTACAAAATGATTCCGCGAAAATATGCTGAAGTGAATCGTTTGATAACTGCTCCATACTCCGGGTTGATATTTCCAGTAAAACTGCTTGATGAGGTGGGGTTACCCAATAAGGATTTTTACTTGTATTCTGATGATATAGATTTCACTTTGAGGATTACGAGAAATGGTTATCAAATTTACCAATATAAAGAGGCAAAGTCATATGATCAGGGCATAGCATGGCAAGAAATTAATTCCATAAAAAAAACCAATAGGGGCGCATTTTTTACAACTGATGAGATATATAGGCCATTATATACTTACAGAAATGAACTTTATATTAGTTATATAGAATTAAAAAGTAATAACTTGATATTTTGGATGAATTATTATTTCTTACAGCTTTGGATGTTCATTGATTACATGCCTAAAAATATCAATGGAATTAAGAAGTTTTTATTGCTAAAAAAA